A genomic window from Gemmatimonadaceae bacterium includes:
- a CDS encoding YMGG-like glycine zipper-containing protein, with amino-acid sequence MTKYTRRLAASLVTTVTTVTAAAMLAACHGADKKADSTALGTDTTLNRDLALANRDTTAQPQLKDVPNTPAATTAAPAPATNRSTPRPQPRVTHPRAQSGPISRPVDRTPAPATTTTTTPSGNTASTTPGNASNPGAAGGGAVGMIPAGATLNTHSNSRVCTNTSNVGDHVTATLDNAVSGSNGAVIPAGATVNLTVTRLKRSENANDPIVLEFAVNSVTFSGKTYPIEATVASASVDRVKDQPQSKDVQKVAIGAVAGAIAGKILGHSTKGAVIGGAAGAAAGAAAASATANYQGCVPSGGSIVVKLTSPATVRV; translated from the coding sequence ATGACGAAATATACCCGCCGCCTGGCAGCATCCTTGGTGACGACGGTGACGACGGTGACTGCCGCGGCGATGCTGGCTGCATGCCACGGCGCCGACAAGAAGGCGGACAGCACCGCGCTCGGTACGGACACCACACTCAATCGTGATCTCGCGCTGGCGAACCGTGACACGACGGCGCAGCCGCAGCTGAAGGACGTGCCGAACACGCCTGCTGCCACGACGGCGGCACCGGCGCCGGCGACCAATCGGTCGACGCCGCGGCCGCAACCGCGCGTGACGCATCCGCGGGCGCAAAGCGGTCCGATTTCGCGTCCGGTTGATCGCACGCCGGCGCCGGCGACGACCACCACGACGACGCCGAGTGGCAATACGGCGTCGACGACGCCGGGCAATGCGTCGAATCCGGGTGCGGCGGGCGGCGGTGCCGTGGGGATGATTCCCGCGGGCGCGACGCTCAACACGCATTCGAACTCGCGCGTCTGCACGAACACCAGCAACGTCGGCGATCACGTGACGGCGACGTTGGACAACGCGGTGTCGGGCTCGAACGGCGCGGTCATTCCCGCTGGCGCGACGGTCAATCTCACGGTGACGCGTCTCAAGCGGAGCGAGAACGCGAACGATCCGATCGTCCTGGAGTTCGCGGTGAACTCGGTGACGTTCAGCGGCAAGACGTATCCGATCGAGGCGACGGTCGCGTCGGCGTCGGTGGATCGCGTGAAGGATCAGCCGCAGAGCAAGGACGTGCAGAAGGTCGCGATCGGTGCGGTGGCGGGTGCGATCGCGGGGAAGATTCTCGGTCATTCGACCAAGGGCGCGGTGATTGGCGGCGCTGCCGGTGCCGCGGCGGGTGCGGCGGCTGCGTCGGCGACCGCCAACTATCAGGGGTGTGTGCCGTCGGGCGGGTCGATCGTGGTGAAGCTCACTTCGCCGGCGACGGTGCGCGTGTAA
- the ggt gene encoding gamma-glutamyltransferase — protein sequence MKRYVVGLLVAGVACHRTPPLNSGATDVGFPSSSAKGAAVYSGDRRRPDFPADWPYRAGRAAVFGAHAMVAADAPLASEAGVEIMKQGGNAVDAAVAVGFAMAVVFPEAGNIGGGGYMVIRMADGRSAALDYREIAPLAATRDMYLDANGNLTNKSVVGPLASGVPGAVAGLTAALAKYGTMSLEAVMAPAIRFAEQGFVVDSAQARSYASNARLIRQFAGASVFLPGGKPLAAGTRLVQPELAATLHRIADQGAPGFYTGETAHLIAEEMRRNGGIVTEADLARYKPIWRDAVKSAYRGYTLFTMPPSSSGGVTVTETLNILEGFTPSTFGSAEYAYRLASAYQRAFVDRNEKLADPAFATVPMQQLTSKAYAEKLRATIGNDRATPTPALSREMREMREGMETTHYSVADANGNAVATTTTLNALYGSGVYVRGGGFFLNDEMDDFAAAPGKPNMFGLVQGEANAIQPGKRMLSAMSPTIVLDRDGSLLLVVGSRGGPRIITSTSQVILNVLDQHMILSDAVSAPRIHHQALPDSLMYERDGLRPAVVDSLRRMGYGVEPIGGVGLINAIMHVRGGYEGMSDPRSSGRPVGY from the coding sequence ATGAAACGCTATGTCGTTGGTCTTCTTGTAGCGGGAGTCGCGTGCCATCGCACCCCGCCGCTCAACTCCGGCGCGACGGACGTCGGCTTTCCGTCGTCGAGCGCGAAGGGCGCCGCGGTGTATTCGGGCGATCGCCGGCGGCCGGACTTTCCAGCGGACTGGCCATACAGAGCGGGCCGCGCCGCCGTGTTCGGCGCGCACGCGATGGTCGCCGCCGACGCGCCGCTCGCGAGCGAAGCCGGCGTCGAGATCATGAAGCAGGGCGGCAACGCGGTGGATGCGGCCGTCGCCGTTGGATTCGCGATGGCGGTCGTCTTCCCCGAAGCCGGCAACATCGGGGGCGGCGGCTACATGGTGATTCGCATGGCCGACGGCCGCAGCGCGGCGCTCGACTATCGCGAGATCGCGCCGCTGGCCGCGACGCGCGACATGTATCTCGACGCGAACGGCAATCTCACGAACAAGAGTGTGGTGGGTCCTCTCGCGAGTGGCGTGCCCGGTGCGGTCGCTGGCCTGACGGCCGCGCTTGCGAAGTACGGCACGATGTCGCTCGAGGCGGTGATGGCGCCCGCGATTCGCTTTGCCGAGCAGGGGTTCGTGGTCGACAGTGCGCAGGCGCGATCGTATGCGTCGAACGCGCGGCTCATCCGACAGTTCGCGGGAGCGAGCGTGTTCCTGCCGGGTGGCAAACCGCTTGCCGCGGGAACGCGGCTCGTGCAGCCGGAGCTCGCGGCGACGCTGCATCGCATCGCCGATCAGGGTGCGCCGGGATTCTACACGGGCGAGACCGCGCATCTCATCGCCGAGGAGATGCGGCGCAACGGCGGGATTGTGACGGAGGCGGATCTCGCGCGCTACAAACCGATCTGGCGCGACGCGGTGAAGTCGGCCTATCGGGGCTATACGCTGTTCACGATGCCGCCGTCGTCGTCGGGGGGCGTGACGGTTACTGAAACTCTAAACATTCTCGAAGGATTCACGCCGTCCACGTTCGGAAGCGCGGAGTATGCGTATCGTCTCGCTTCGGCGTATCAGCGCGCGTTCGTCGATCGCAACGAGAAGCTGGCCGATCCCGCGTTCGCGACGGTGCCGATGCAGCAGCTCACGAGCAAGGCATATGCGGAGAAGTTGCGTGCGACGATCGGCAACGATCGCGCGACGCCGACGCCCGCGCTGTCGCGCGAGATGCGCGAGATGCGCGAAGGGATGGAGACGACGCACTACTCCGTGGCCGACGCGAACGGCAACGCGGTCGCGACGACGACGACGTTGAACGCGCTGTATGGATCGGGCGTGTATGTGCGCGGCGGTGGATTCTTTCTCAATGATGAGATGGACGATTTCGCCGCGGCGCCGGGCAAGCCGAACATGTTTGGCCTCGTGCAGGGCGAAGCGAACGCGATTCAACCGGGCAAGCGCATGCTGAGCGCGATGTCGCCGACGATCGTGCTCGACCGCGATGGATCGCTGCTGCTGGTCGTCGGCAGTCGCGGCGGACCGCGCATCATCACGTCGACGTCGCAGGTGATTCTCAACGTGCTCGATCAGCACATGATTCTGTCGGACGCGGTGAGTGCGCCGCGCATTCATCATCAGGCGCTGCCGGATTCGTTGATGTACGAGCGGGATGGCTTGCGGCCCGCGGTTGTCGATTCGCTGAGGCGCATGGGGTATGGTGTCGAGCCGATCGGCGGCGTGGGGTTGATCAATGCCATCATGCACGTGCGCGGCGGATATGAAGGCATGTCCGATCCGCGCTCTTCTGGGCGGCCGGTAGGGTACTAG
- the murQ gene encoding N-acetylmuramic acid 6-phosphate etherase: MTFIDPRLTERRNPRTAGIDLASPIEIVDLINTEDRTVPDAVASQRVPIAAAIEQAEKTFRSGGRLFYVGAGTSGRLGVLDASEIPPTYGADPELVQGIIAGGYSALTRAAEGAEDRLESAAEDLGERGVRAGDFVVGIAASGTTPYVHRALIYARDVGAATALVACSPPPEEVVAAADILILPITGPEVVTGSTRMKAGTATKLVLNMITSGAMIRLGKTFGNLMVDLRATNNKLKDRSERILMEICEVTRERARELLAASGGTVKTAIVMHFLGVPRDKAEEALDAAGGVIRRVVQREPPPVPAAPGAPGA, from the coding sequence ATGACGTTCATCGACCCTCGGCTCACCGAGCGCCGGAATCCCCGCACTGCCGGGATCGATCTCGCGTCACCGATCGAGATCGTCGATTTAATAAACACCGAAGATCGCACGGTACCTGATGCGGTCGCGTCGCAACGTGTTCCAATCGCCGCGGCGATCGAGCAGGCCGAGAAGACGTTTCGCTCGGGCGGCCGGCTCTTCTACGTCGGCGCGGGCACATCGGGCCGGCTCGGCGTGCTCGATGCGTCCGAGATTCCGCCGACGTACGGCGCCGATCCCGAGCTCGTGCAAGGGATCATCGCGGGCGGATACAGTGCGCTGACGCGCGCGGCCGAAGGCGCCGAGGATCGGCTCGAGTCGGCGGCGGAAGATCTCGGCGAGCGAGGCGTGCGCGCCGGCGACTTTGTCGTCGGCATCGCGGCGTCGGGCACGACACCGTACGTGCATCGCGCGCTCATCTATGCGCGCGACGTCGGCGCGGCGACGGCACTCGTCGCCTGCTCGCCGCCGCCGGAGGAAGTCGTTGCCGCGGCCGACATTCTCATTCTGCCGATCACGGGCCCCGAGGTCGTGACGGGATCGACGCGCATGAAGGCGGGCACCGCGACCAAGCTCGTGCTCAACATGATCACGAGCGGCGCGATGATCCGCCTGGGCAAGACCTTCGGCAATCTGATGGTCGATCTCCGCGCCACGAACAACAAGCTCAAGGACCGCAGTGAGAGAATTCTCATGGAGATCTGCGAGGTGACGCGCGAGCGGGCGCGCGAGCTGTTGGCGGCGAGCGGCGGCACCGTGAAGACGGCGATCGTCATGCATTTCCTCGGCGTGCCGCGAGACAAGGCGGAGGAGGCCCTCGACGCCGCGGGCGGCGTCATTCGCCGCGTCGTTCAGCGCGAGCCGCCGCCCGTGCCGGCGGCGCCTGGCGCACCTGGGGCATGA
- a CDS encoding anhydro-N-acetylmuramic acid kinase, protein MSVYVGLMSGTSLDGISAAVVRFREAEDGHGLQSQLLAFVSTTYTDAQRDRLRAALVSGSAREYCRLAFDLGGWLADAAIAAIAEAGVPRDEIRAIGSHGQTVWHDAPHSTWQIGEAAVIAERTGIDVVSDFRVRDVAAGGQGAPLVPIADALLFAGDDWRALQNIGGIGNVTVVPPGGDLAGVRAFDTGPGVSVIDAVARTLIPELEYDRDGIHAAAGRPLDAVVRELLGHSYFAAEPPKSTGRELFDAAYVQRLIARCRALAPGSNDDDAIATATMLTARSIADAYRRFLPEPVSEVLISGGGAKNPTLVRMIAEAVAPMTVRDFASAFFDGEAKEAVAFALLAHLHLEHRAANVPRATGARGPRVLGKLTPAS, encoded by the coding sequence ATGAGCGTCTACGTCGGGTTGATGTCGGGAACGTCGCTCGACGGCATCTCCGCGGCGGTGGTGCGATTCCGCGAGGCGGAAGACGGCCACGGACTCCAGTCGCAGTTGCTGGCGTTCGTGTCGACGACATATACCGATGCGCAACGCGACCGCCTGCGCGCGGCGCTCGTGTCGGGCTCGGCACGAGAGTACTGCCGGCTCGCCTTCGACCTCGGTGGTTGGCTCGCCGATGCGGCGATCGCCGCGATCGCCGAAGCCGGTGTTCCGCGTGACGAGATTCGCGCGATCGGCTCGCACGGCCAGACCGTGTGGCACGACGCGCCGCATTCGACGTGGCAGATCGGCGAAGCGGCGGTGATCGCCGAGCGAACGGGGATCGACGTGGTGAGCGACTTTCGGGTGCGGGATGTGGCGGCGGGCGGGCAGGGCGCGCCGCTCGTGCCGATCGCCGACGCGCTGCTCTTTGCGGGCGACGACTGGCGTGCGCTGCAGAACATCGGCGGCATCGGCAACGTGACGGTCGTGCCGCCCGGAGGCGATCTGGCCGGCGTTCGCGCGTTCGACACCGGACCCGGCGTCTCGGTCATCGACGCCGTTGCCAGAACACTCATACCAGAACTGGAATACGATCGGGACGGGATCCACGCCGCCGCGGGCCGGCCGCTCGACGCCGTCGTGCGCGAACTGCTGGGGCATTCCTATTTTGCGGCCGAGCCGCCCAAGTCGACGGGACGGGAGCTGTTCGACGCGGCGTATGTGCAGCGGTTGATCGCGCGCTGCCGCGCGCTCGCGCCCGGCTCGAACGACGACGACGCGATCGCGACGGCGACGATGCTGACCGCCCGCAGTATCGCCGACGCGTATCGGCGTTTTCTGCCGGAGCCCGTCAGCGAGGTGTTGATCTCGGGCGGCGGCGCGAAGAACCCGACGCTGGTGCGCATGATTGCCGAGGCGGTCGCGCCGATGACCGTGCGCGATTTTGCATCAGCATTCTTTGATGGCGAGGCGAAGGAGGCGGTGGCGTTTGCGCTGCTCGCCCATCTGCATCTCGAGCATCGCGCCGCCAATGTGCCGCGAGCGACCGGGGCGCGGGGGCCCCGCGTCCTGGGGAAGCTCACGCCGGCGAGCTAG
- a CDS encoding serine/threonine-protein kinase, whose protein sequence is MATRALHHTVALLPDTLLHQRYLVERMIGTPGSSGVTYFAYDQIGNRSVAIREFLPSTLASRSSDRTTVVPRGGEHDAAFQDALARFVADAERLMRVAHLNVVRVSGMFRDNDTAYLVLDGYEGVPLEEHVMRAGGRLRWKAASQLVLRLLDGLVAVHAAGLVHGDVSMSNVLFTAGGRPVLANFGGLLERHDGEEPGPATDVYDAAGLLYRLVTGQSATDFADEVALSDEECPPGLRATIATGLARDPRHRPPDAQSYQRLLKAALGQNPLSMTLTRPPETVPSDWSMTKSGTFSAPTAPVARTRLPVEKIITVAIILLVVAVGVWSLLGR, encoded by the coding sequence ATGGCCACGCGGGCGCTTCACCACACCGTCGCGCTGCTGCCCGACACGCTCCTGCACCAGCGCTACCTCGTGGAGCGCATGATCGGCACGCCGGGCTCGTCCGGCGTCACGTATTTCGCCTATGACCAGATCGGCAACCGGTCCGTCGCGATTCGGGAGTTCCTGCCCTCCACGCTCGCGAGCCGGTCATCCGATCGCACGACGGTCGTCCCGCGCGGCGGCGAGCACGACGCGGCGTTTCAGGACGCCCTCGCGCGCTTCGTGGCCGACGCCGAGCGATTGATGCGCGTCGCGCACCTCAACGTCGTGCGCGTCAGCGGCATGTTTCGCGACAACGACACCGCGTACCTGGTGCTCGACGGCTACGAGGGTGTTCCACTCGAAGAGCACGTCATGCGCGCCGGCGGCCGGCTGCGCTGGAAGGCGGCCTCGCAGCTCGTCCTCCGCTTGCTCGATGGCCTCGTCGCGGTCCACGCGGCGGGGCTCGTTCACGGCGACGTGAGCATGTCGAACGTGCTGTTCACGGCGGGCGGCCGGCCCGTGCTCGCGAACTTCGGCGGTCTCCTCGAGCGACACGACGGCGAGGAGCCCGGACCGGCGACCGACGTGTACGACGCGGCCGGGCTGCTCTACCGGCTCGTCACCGGCCAATCGGCGACCGATTTCGCGGATGAGGTCGCGCTGTCCGACGAGGAGTGTCCGCCGGGTCTGCGCGCCACGATCGCGACCGGCCTCGCGCGCGACCCCCGGCACCGGCCGCCCGACGCGCAGAGCTATCAGAGATTGCTCAAGGCCGCGCTGGGACAGAATCCGTTGTCGATGACGTTGACGCGCCCGCCGGAGACTGTGCCATCGGACTGGTCGATGACGAAGTCGGGGACGTTTTCGGCGCCGACGGCGCCGGTCGCGCGCACGAGATTGCCGGTGGAGAAAATCATCACCGTGGCGATCATCCTGCTCGTGGTGGCGGTTGGGGTGTGGTCCCTCTTAGGGCGATGA
- a CDS encoding Ig-like domain-containing protein, whose amino-acid sequence MRAIRCVMQSAQQLVMHDTLVLLCGTMLVAGAASCGGSDGSTGGTTTSPNGKSVSSVSISPPSASMAVGTTVTFAVTVAANGGASTAVTWVTSNSSVATVAPSGDATAVVTAVGPGTATISAISSFDATKQGTAAITVVAGVRSVNITPATLTLQKGRTAKFSATVSADAGVVTGVTWTSSNTGVATIGTDGTLTAVGNGTATITAKSTADASKTATAAITIIDPCSGTTNLTIPSTVNPALSTTSCFASNTYNDIYAYNVASSGLLLSMSVTSSAFPISLTPVIPAGSATSAVTGTGTVQTYALLKAGSYTAQVATTDSTKLGAYTLASSFISSIPSGCNDIRTTLDVSGNFVLSTGSCSYKPASSSGSFFAQAFFMNMPVGHALTVHVTSQSFSPLVEIRDKNNTLLASSADQNGSSTVTVSFTPTSAASLPVIYVTSQFAGVTGPFSITIDP is encoded by the coding sequence ATGCGTGCGATACGATGTGTGATGCAATCGGCACAGCAATTGGTAATGCACGACACGTTGGTCCTGTTGTGCGGCACCATGCTGGTGGCAGGCGCCGCGTCGTGCGGCGGCAGTGATGGAAGCACCGGTGGAACGACGACGTCCCCGAACGGCAAGAGCGTGAGCTCGGTCAGCATCTCACCCCCGTCGGCGTCCATGGCCGTCGGCACCACCGTCACCTTCGCCGTTACCGTCGCCGCCAACGGCGGAGCCAGCACCGCGGTGACCTGGGTCACGAGCAACTCGAGCGTGGCGACGGTCGCACCCAGCGGCGACGCCACCGCCGTTGTCACCGCCGTCGGTCCCGGCACGGCGACGATCAGCGCGATCTCGAGCTTCGACGCGACGAAACAGGGCACCGCCGCCATCACCGTTGTCGCGGGCGTGCGGTCCGTCAACATCACACCGGCCACGCTCACGCTGCAGAAAGGCCGCACGGCCAAATTCTCCGCCACGGTCAGCGCCGACGCCGGCGTCGTGACCGGTGTGACGTGGACCTCGAGCAACACGGGCGTCGCCACCATCGGGACCGACGGCACGCTCACTGCCGTCGGCAACGGCACGGCGACGATCACGGCGAAATCCACGGCCGACGCCAGCAAGACGGCAACGGCCGCCATCACGATCATCGACCCGTGCTCGGGCACGACGAACCTCACCATTCCGTCGACCGTCAACCCCGCGCTGTCGACGACGAGCTGCTTCGCGTCGAATACCTACAACGACATCTACGCGTACAACGTCGCTTCGAGCGGCTTGTTGCTGTCGATGTCGGTCACCAGTAGCGCGTTCCCCATCTCGCTCACGCCGGTCATTCCGGCGGGCAGCGCCACGTCGGCCGTCACGGGTACCGGCACGGTCCAGACCTACGCTCTCCTCAAAGCCGGGTCGTATACCGCGCAGGTCGCGACCACGGATTCGACCAAGCTCGGCGCCTACACGCTGGCCTCATCGTTCATCTCGTCGATACCCAGCGGATGCAATGACATTCGCACGACGCTGGACGTCTCGGGCAACTTCGTGCTGTCCACCGGCTCGTGTTCCTACAAGCCGGCGAGTTCGAGCGGCTCGTTCTTCGCGCAGGCGTTCTTCATGAACATGCCGGTCGGGCACGCGCTCACGGTGCACGTCACGTCGCAGTCGTTTTCGCCGCTCGTCGAGATTCGAGACAAGAACAACACATTGCTCGCGTCGTCGGCCGATCAGAATGGATCGAGCACGGTCACGGTGTCCTTCACGCCGACGTCCGCGGCGTCATTGCCGGTCATCTATGTCACATCGCAGTTTGCCGGCGTGACGGGACCGTTTTCAATCACGATAGATCCGTAA
- a CDS encoding trypsin-like peptidase domain-containing protein, translated as MARHACHHQRAVDDAVALMPIELRILSGARAGHSQSFDKPVVTIGRHPASDLQLDIARDLDVSTKHAEIRFADGRYAVVDNMSTNGTFVNGDRVAAGSSRELRDGDVIGFGAQGPTVSVSIAGARRTPVGDRVTESIPTPALGAAAVPVSPASPASGPRRPTQERVAVAVAEQTRKLKLLAGAVFVVCAAIAAAAYWLGHREAAASDARLEQLMARYEQSSKVLEQKLQSNGNAAAVIDHLQRERDSLVRLARAAKGTDASVLQRALARRDTVARAITELDPAAVSRANNPAIALVRAEFAGQTALEATAFAVTANGKLVTNRHVIENNGVNAARVLVKFADADVWRHAHVLRAPADPSVDLVLLQLDDPATVPVVSVASTVDVSAGTPIVSIGFPDGSDLPMNGLKASTTLTVGVVSKVVPEVVQIDSYAAEGSSGSPVFDARGSVVGVIYGGRKGSNGRIVYAVPSTRVVELMK; from the coding sequence GTGGCGCGGCACGCATGCCATCACCAACGCGCCGTCGACGACGCCGTTGCACTGATGCCGATCGAGCTGCGCATACTCAGCGGAGCGCGCGCCGGTCATTCGCAATCGTTCGACAAGCCGGTAGTGACGATCGGGCGGCATCCCGCGAGCGACCTGCAGCTCGACATCGCGCGCGATCTCGACGTGTCGACGAAGCACGCGGAGATTCGCTTCGCCGACGGCCGCTATGCCGTCGTCGACAACATGAGCACGAACGGCACATTCGTGAACGGCGATCGTGTGGCCGCGGGTTCATCGCGCGAGTTGCGTGATGGCGACGTGATCGGATTCGGCGCGCAGGGACCGACCGTTTCGGTGTCCATCGCCGGAGCACGCAGGACGCCCGTCGGCGACCGCGTCACGGAATCGATCCCAACTCCCGCACTCGGCGCCGCGGCGGTGCCTGTGTCGCCCGCGTCGCCGGCGTCGGGGCCGCGCCGGCCGACGCAAGAGCGCGTCGCGGTGGCCGTCGCCGAACAGACGCGCAAGCTCAAGCTCCTGGCCGGCGCAGTGTTCGTGGTGTGCGCGGCCATCGCCGCCGCGGCCTACTGGCTTGGCCATCGTGAAGCGGCGGCGAGCGATGCACGGCTCGAGCAACTCATGGCCAGGTACGAGCAATCATCGAAGGTGCTCGAGCAGAAGCTGCAATCCAACGGCAACGCCGCGGCGGTGATCGACCACTTGCAGCGCGAGCGCGACAGTCTCGTGCGGCTCGCACGCGCGGCGAAGGGCACCGACGCTTCGGTGCTGCAGCGAGCGCTCGCGCGGCGCGACACCGTGGCGCGTGCGATCACGGAGCTCGATCCCGCGGCGGTGTCGCGCGCGAACAATCCGGCCATTGCGCTCGTGCGCGCCGAGTTCGCGGGGCAGACCGCGCTCGAGGCGACGGCGTTCGCGGTGACGGCGAATGGGAAGCTCGTGACGAATCGTCACGTCATCGAGAACAACGGCGTCAACGCGGCGCGCGTGCTCGTGAAGTTCGCCGACGCGGACGTGTGGCGTCACGCGCATGTGCTGCGCGCGCCGGCCGATCCGAGTGTGGATCTCGTGCTGCTCCAGCTGGATGATCCGGCGACGGTGCCGGTCGTGTCGGTCGCGAGCACGGTCGACGTCTCGGCCGGCACGCCGATCGTGTCGATCGGGTTTCCGGATGGCAGCGACTTGCCGATGAATGGCCTCAAGGCATCGACCACGCTCACCGTCGGTGTGGTGAGCAAGGTCGTGCCCGAGGTCGTGCAGATCGATTCGTACGCGGCGGAGGGATCGAGCGGCAGTCCCGTGTTCGACGCGCGCGGATCGGTGGTCGGCGTGATTTACGGCGGCCGCAAGGGGTCGAACGGCCGCATCGTGTACGCGGTGCCGTCGACGCGCGTCGTGGAGCTCATGAAATGA
- a CDS encoding Stp1/IreP family PP2C-type Ser/Thr phosphatase, which yields MSSNDAARGEIVVHVFGKTDVGRTREHNEDAFVVADLTTDNATLQPEVRTHTAGKRGSLFMVADGMGGAAAGEIASDMAVKIVLEELRSTWIAAPVSSSEAFVRSLKAATKSANEQIHTYATNHPEYRGMGTTATVAGLLGDTLYLAQVGDSRAYLVREGVAIQITKDQSLMQKLIEAGELTEEEAEHSERRNIILQALGPEPTIKIDLTHQNVRRGDTLVLCSDGLSGQVTKDDIATVVSKEPDLTNACKQLIDLANAAGGPDNITVIVARFEGPGLTSAAQSDEVGHRVFPLAETGQTPAMAIDRIVDTNSPTEPIPVVARPRTTRPISADDDAMADEPIGGRTSGTSNTTSTTSTSGAAIDRADDDDGVVRPAVTPTVSPRRRNAGRTIALVLFVVLLATVGWFVWRGTHAITNAPSTTPLH from the coding sequence ATGAGCTCCAACGACGCCGCGCGCGGCGAAATCGTCGTTCACGTGTTCGGCAAGACCGACGTCGGCCGCACACGCGAGCACAACGAGGACGCGTTCGTCGTCGCCGACCTCACGACGGACAACGCCACCCTGCAGCCCGAAGTTCGCACGCACACCGCGGGCAAGCGTGGATCGCTGTTCATGGTCGCCGACGGCATGGGCGGCGCCGCGGCCGGCGAGATCGCCAGCGACATGGCGGTGAAGATCGTGCTCGAGGAGTTGCGCAGCACGTGGATCGCGGCACCGGTGTCGAGCAGCGAAGCGTTCGTGCGCTCGCTCAAGGCGGCGACGAAGAGCGCCAATGAGCAAATTCACACGTACGCGACGAATCATCCCGAATACCGCGGCATGGGCACCACCGCGACCGTCGCCGGCCTGCTCGGCGATACGTTGTATCTCGCACAGGTCGGCGACAGCCGCGCGTATCTCGTGCGCGAGGGCGTGGCGATTCAGATCACGAAGGACCAATCGCTGATGCAGAAGTTGATCGAGGCCGGCGAGCTCACGGAAGAAGAAGCCGAGCATAGCGAGCGCCGCAACATCATTCTGCAGGCGCTCGGTCCCGAACCCACGATCAAGATCGACCTCACCCACCAGAACGTGCGGCGCGGCGACACGCTCGTGCTGTGCAGCGATGGCTTGTCGGGTCAGGTGACGAAGGACGACATCGCGACGGTCGTGAGCAAGGAGCCCGATCTCACGAACGCGTGCAAACAGTTGATCGATCTCGCCAACGCGGCTGGGGGACCGGACAACATCACGGTCATCGTCGCGCGCTTCGAAGGGCCGGGACTCACCAGCGCGGCGCAGTCGGACGAAGTCGGGCATCGCGTCTTTCCGCTCGCGGAAACGGGACAGACGCCGGCGATGGCGATCGATCGGATCGTGGACACGAACTCGCCGACCGAGCCCATTCCCGTCGTCGCACGGCCGCGCACCACGCGTCCCATCTCGGCGGATGATGATGCGATGGCCGACGAGCCCATTGGCGGGCGGACGTCGGGCACATCGAATACGACGAGTACGACCAGTACATCTGGCGCGGCGATTGACCGCGCGGACGATGACGACGGCGTCGTTCGTCCCGCCGTCACGCCCACCGTGTCGCCGCGCCGCCGCAACGCCGGACGCACGATCGCGCTGGTGCTGTTCGTCGTGCTGCTGGCCACGGTCGGCTGGTTCGTGTGGCGCGGCACGCATGCCATCACCAACGCGCCGTCGACGACGCCGTTGCACTGA